Sequence from the Fictibacillus arsenicus genome:
TTTTACCATTCCCATAAACGATATACATTCTGAGCCAGTATCCTTGTGCTTCTGGTGTTCCATAAACCCACATTCCAATACTTGAAGGATTGCCTTCAATTGCTGTATGTGAGCCAGAACCTGCGTAAACACCTAGCGTGGTTCCTTTTTGGGCATTTGTAAAATCAAAATCTAACTTTAAAGACTGTTCATCGAATCGGACTGGATCAGGATATTCAGATAGGGTCAACATTCCTTTTTCACCGCGATTGGCAGTCGATGTTTTCCAGTTTCCTAAACCATTTTCAAAATCATATAAAACGATCGGGAGCTGTCCAACCGTTACGTTTATGCTTGCTTCAAGAGATGAACCTTTTAAACGGGCTGTAATGGTGCCTTTGCTATTTTGATCACCGGTATGAAGAACCCCATTTTCATCAACAGTTCCCATTCCCTCAGGTATTTCAAATTCAATATCCTGCAAATTCCACTTCACGTTTCTTTTTTGAAAACGAGTCATGAGGTCTAATTGTGTATCGCTGTTTCTGGCTACGGTAAGCTCATTTGAACCAAAAAACATTTCATCCGGGTTTTCAATTTCAATGATACTTCTGCCAACCTCTAAACCATCATGTTTTAATAGGATATGAAATTGACCGGTTTTTCCATTTGAAATGAACTTCTCATTTTCCATTGTTCCAAAAGAGGAATCAGATAACTCCCAAGTCAAACCATTGTCAGGGAGCGGAGCAGAGGCAAAAGACTTGTCCCGTCCTTTAGCTTTGAATTCTATTGTTGATCCCGGGGTAAAAGATTTGTCGTATGGTTCAACGTATGCTGAATGGAAAACGTGATCAGAAGGTTCTTTTGTTACAACAAGCCAGGAGTTTGCGACACCTCTTTCGTTTCTGTCAGAAGGCTGATTGTCGACTTCAAGATCGTCACCGCCAAGCTGGCGTGTTGTAAATGTTGATGATCCTCCACCGTCCAGATTAAGTGCATGAACTGCGCCAAGATCAATCATTAGTTGTGCTAAGTCTTTCATGGAAATGCCAGCTGAATAGGGTTCCTGCCGTCCATCAATAACTGCGAAGAAAACATCTCCGTCTTCTTTTATTCCGACAGCCGTTCTAGGTTCTTTATCTTGTCCAGTTTGTGGGGTTTGATAGATTTGTCTATTTTTAACGAGGATTGCATTGCCGCCAAGTGCTTCTTTTAGTTCATTTTTTACTGCTTCATAATCAGTGGAGTTACCGATAATCGCGTCACCGTCTTTCTTTATTCCAAAGAAATTCCACGTACGGCCGTTGTAATCTTTAATGGCTCTTCCATCCTTATAGACGATTCCATGCGGTTCACCGGTAGCCATGTTATAGAAGTCTGCATTTACAGCTGCAACTACTTTGTGGTTTTCTCCATCTGCAGCATTCGCTTGTGCCCGGACCGGCTGCAGACCAAAACCGTCTCCATCATTAGGTGTACCTGCTTCTATTGCTACATTAGGATTATGTACATCAACGTCTACTACAAAACTCTCAATCTTTTTACCTTCTTTTCCTTCAAAACTATAGTGCTTTTCTTTTACACCTGGAGCCAGGTCTGCACGGTATTCATTAATAGGTGTTTGAACAATTTCAGATGTTAAGTCGAACTCTCCTAAAGCCGATGTTAAACCTGGTGAGATTGTACTGCTAATGACTGATAAAGCAAGAACAGAGGGGAGCATTTTCTTTTTCCAACTATTTTTCATTTCTTCCTCCTGTAAACATTTTTTTGGACTTGCAAGTTTATTCATACAGGTTTACGATAATGGAAAAATATTAATTTACTGTTATTAATTTGTAATTATGTTATATAGTTATACTAAAAAACTAACTTGCTAGAAACAATAGGGCGAAAGTTGTTCAATTTTAATAGGTTAGGAGTCACATATACGAATATGTTTATTTTCTGGCGAAACCCTAATGTTTAAAAGACCTGCCCTCCTAAGAGTGCAGGCCTTTTTTCTCTCTCTAGTTCTCTATCTGTCGAGGGGTTGTTCTAAGCAAAAGGTTTTAACGCAATTGATTGCTAGATTAATTCAGCGCATTGCTCCCTGCTAGGAAGCAAATTGATTAACACCAGCCGTGTCCGCCGCCGTAACCGCCGTCGTATCCACCGCACCAGCAGCACCCAACGATGATTAACAAGATAAATAGCACTACGATCAAAGCAAAGCTGTTTCCGTGTGACTTAAATCCCATATAACCCACCTCCTTCTTTACAATGACAGATTATTAAGCGTACAAGTTAAAGGTTTGGGCGGAATTAGCCCATTTTTTCGGGACAAGAGCGGAATAGTGATAATACTTGAAAAGATGAAAGGTGTATTTACCGAAATTTGGATTAAGGTATAATTACATCAGCGGTAATGTAGATTATAGGATTTATTTCGGGGGTATTTTATGTTAGATATAATGCTTTATCTGTTCTTCGTCTTTCCGATTTTAAGCTTATTGTTAGGTCTTATTGGAGGTCTTATGAACGTCGCCAGCTGGAAGACGGCATTAGCCGGAGCTTTAATTTTTACTGCTTTCTATATCTACTGGTCATCGTCACTGACACCTGAAGGAGATTTAGGTGGTACAGCGGCATTTTTAATAATCGATGTGTTATTGATCTACGGTGTAAACCGTCTTGTACTTTTAATAAAATCTTTTTTCAGGAGTTGATACGATGTATGGAATTCTTGGATTTTTAGATCGTGATACAGAAGAAAAAATAGATGAATTAAGGCAAGGGATGAAAGAGGCTGGCATAACTGATTATGGGATGAGACCGCACGTTACAATTGCCACTCACCATGAGCTGGAAGTTGAATTTTTCAAAAAAGAAATGGAAGAGTACTTTAAAAATCAATCTGCTATAGAGTTGTTTTTTCCGTCAATAGGAATGTTTTTAAACAGCGGTACATTGTACGCAGCTCCAACTAAAGATCCAAGTTTAACAGACTTTCACTCTAGGTATCATAAACGGTTTATGGGAATAACCGATTCTAAATCTTTGTATGTACCAGCACAGTGGGTGCCTCATTGTACCATCGCCAGCCATCTGACACATGAAAAGCTGGTGGAAGCCTTTGATTACTCGGTAAAATATCTGGAGCCTTTCACTGCCAAAATTGAAAGTGTAGAATTGCTTGAGCTTGTGTTTGATGATGATGTTTGTACAGAAATGAAGGATATTTTCACAGTAGATTTAAAGGGATTTCATAGCTGACGTTTTATAGGATCTATTGTATGGTTATACATATAAATAGCCATATAGAAAGGAATCGAATTAGATGTGGAACGAATTTAAGACTTTTATTATGCGGGGCAATGTGATGGATCTTGCCATTGGGGTAATCATCGGGGCAGCATTCGGAAAGATTGTAACTTCTTTAGTTGAAGATGTGATTATGCCTCCGATCGGTCTTTTGCTAGGGAAAGTAGACTTTAGCAACTTATACATAAACCTCGGAAAAGGGGATTATTCCTCATTGGCTGAAGCCCAAAAAGCAGGAGCAGCAACGCTGAATTACGGCCTTTTTATTAATACGCTCATTAACTTTTTAATTATTGCTCTTGTTATTTTCTTGGTAGTAAAGCAGATCAACCGTTTAAAAAGAAAAGAAGAAGTGAAAGAACCGGATACGAAAGAATGCAAGTATTGCTTATCGACAATTCCACTAAGAGCAGTTAAGTGTCAAAATTGTACAGCAGATTTAAATGATGATGCAGTAGTTAGACAGCCCTCAGAGTAAGAGGGCTGTTTTTTGTAATTTAAGGCGTCAGCAAAGTTTTCTTTATCATGTATCTATCATAGAATTAACATAGAAATAATTACAATAAATGGATAATATGAAGAAAACAGAATAGAGGTATTTTTTATGAAGAACTTCAGAAAAGTCATTTGGATAGTAACCGGATTTTTCTTAGTCGGTTTTTCTTTCCTTTTTGGTCCAGACCTATTGGTGAAATTCCAAGCGAACCAGCAGGCGTCACAGTTTTTAAAACATGCTGCGAATCAAAATTTTGATGATGCGTTTGAACAAATTTACTTTTTTAATGGAGCATATGACGAGGACGTAACTATAACGGAGGATGCGGCAAAAAAAAGCTGGATTAAAAGAAACAAACAATTGTTTACAGAGGGTACGTATATAAAGTCATACGAGAACTTAAAAATCAGGACGAATGATGGTTGGCCATCCGGCAATGTGGATCTAGTGATGGTGGAGAACGGAAAAGGAATAAAATATAAAGATGTATATTTAGCGTTTAATAAAAGAGATAAGTGGAAGATAGGAATTATGCAAAGCATGCATGAAAGAGATTGGGAAAAAGCTTTCAGCGGGCATGTTGTTCAATAAAATAGTAGATTCGAACATTTTTACGTCAAAATTTACAGATAGAATCAGCGTTTGGGAGCGAAAGAGGAGAGGACTTTGAGGAAAGCACTTCCTGAAAACTAGGTATGTTTTGCGTGAAACTCCAGGAAGTCTGCGTGGAACGAGATGGATTCGGAGTGGAAACTTACTCTTATTGAGCGAACGTGTAATAAAAATAAGAACACGTACCGTAAAAAAACCAGCAGTAAAAGTAAAAAGCTGATCCCTTAGACTGGCCTAGTCAAATGAGACAATAATAAAACACCACCAGTTAGGCTGCCATACTACCAAATTCAATTGGGGTGTGGTAGCCTAATTTTTCTTGTATACGCTCTTCATTATAATACTTCATGTACTGATCTACTTTTTCCCTGATTTTATCTATCGGCATAGAATTAAACTTCACATATTGAAATTCTTCAGATTTTAGATTGGAATGGAAGGACTCAATAACCGCATTATCCCAACAATTTCCTCTTCTGGACATACTGCTGACCAATTTCCTATCCTTTATTAGTTGTTGATACCCATAGGATGTATACACACTTCCTTGATCTGAGTGGATTATAACCCCTTTGGGGTTCCCTCGTGATTCCAAAGCTGCTTTTAAGGTATCTGCCACAAGAGGAACTTGTTGATGGGTATAGAGCTTGTGAGCCACAATTTGATTATTAAATAAATCCATTATGGTCGATAGGTACAATGTAATAGAACCATATTGAACATATGTTATATCTGTTACCCACTTTTGATTAGGTCGAGCTGCTGAAAAATCTCGATTTAAAATGTTTGGTGCGACAATGATGGATTCCCCTTGAGATTTCCACTTGCGCTTTGGCTTTACACGGCACTGTAGATGATGCTTTTGCATAATACGTTGCACCGAATTTCGATTCAAACTAATTTGATATCGACGTTTAAGTAAATTCTTAATTTTACGATGTCCATACCGATAGTTAGTCTCTTCACAAAGTGAGATAATGACCTTCTCTGATTTAGACAAATCATTAGATGGAGTAGACACCCAACGATAGTATGTGGACCTTGGAACGTTTAGCGCGCTTAGAATAGCCGTAACCGTGTACTTTTTTCGTAATTTTTTTACCAAACGGAGAACTACTTCTTTTTCAACTCCTTTTCGATCTCCAAATACTTTTTTAAGATTTCATTCTCCTGTTTATAGTGATTGAATTGACGGTCCTTTTTTTCCTCTTCACTAGCTGAATCAGGTCCAAGACCGTAAGAGTATTGTTTGCCTATTGGCTGATTAAACCGGTGTACTTGATTTTCACGATACCATTTCACCCATGTTTTTATTTGCGAAACATTTTTAATGCCATACTTATTCATAATTTCTTCATTCGTAAATTGGCCACTCATTTTATCCTTAACAACAGCCCACTTTGTTTCTTTTGAATATACGTTTTTGCCCATGCAAAAACACCTCCGATTATCACTTAGAATAAGTGTATCATTTCGGAGGTGTTTTATTGTGTCTCATCTACCTAGGTTAGTCTACCTTGAGACCAGCTTTTTCTTTGCTTATTTTTTGATAAGACCGATTTCTACAAGACGCTCATATAAGAAGTCACCAGCTGTGATCGGCGGATACTTCTCAGGATTATCTTCAGTGATGCATGAAGGAATCGTCTCCAACAATGAATTCGGGTATGGGTGTACGAAGAACGGCATGGAATAACGAGATGTGTTCTCGCCTTCAGGATTTACTACACGGTGAGTAGTTGCCGGGATCACTTCGTTCGTGATACGGGAAAGCATGTCCCCAGCGTCAACGATAATTTGTCCTTTTTCAGCTTTAACAGGTACCCATTCGCCTTCATGAGTTAGAAGTTCTAAACCAGAAGCTGTTGATTCTACTAAAAGAGTGATCAAGTTAATGTCTTCATGCTCACCTGCACGAATCCCACCTTTATCCATTGAATCATCAAGTGGCGGATAGTGGATTGCACGAAGAATGCTGTTTCCGTCTTGGATCATGTCAGCAAAGAATCTTGGACGAAGGTCCATTTGAATCGCAAGTGCTTCAAGCATGTTGCGAGCAACACGCTCTAACTCACGATAGAAGTTCAACGCATATTGACGAAGCTCTGCTACTTCTTCAGGCCAAACGTTAGCTGCATAATCACTTGAAAGCGGGTGTCCAACAGGAAGCTCTTGACCCACGTGGAAAAATTCTTTTAGATCTCCAACAGAACGATTCTTTGCATGTTCTTTTCCGAATCCAGTGTATCCGCGCGCTCCGCCTTCAACACCTTCATACTTTTGCTTAATTTCTGTATCAAGTGTGAAAAACTTTTCCCAAAGTTCATAGTTTTTTTCGATTAGGTGAGTGTTCACACCATGACCTTCTAAAATGATGAAACCTGTTTCTTTCAGACCTGCTTCAAATTCAGCGGCGAATTCTTTACGCTGTTCAGAAGTGCCGTGCGTAAAGTTTTTCAGGTTTAATGTTTTAACTAGTGATGCAGTTTGTGTAGACATATTATATAGCCCCCAGACTTTTATGTAATCGCTTTCAAACAGTTTAAATTTTATCATAAAAGTATTGAGTAGCAATAGCTATTTTCAAGAATAGTACTATTTTTAAACATAGGTAGCAGGGAGATACAAGATACTGGAAGTGGTTAAATGAAATTCAAGTGCTTTGTGTTACTATTAAACTACAAATTATTGATTGGAATCGGTAGGTGAATTCATGCCTCAATCTGTAAAAATATCCGTTCGGACACTTGTCGAATATGTATTCCGTTCAGGTAGCATTGAATCAGGATTTAAAACGACATCCTCATTAATAGAGGGAACGAAAGCTCATCAAACGATACAAAAAACTTATGGTGAAGCAGATGCTGCAGAAGTATTCTTGCAGATGAGCTATACGTATGAAGAGATTGATTTCATGGTGGAAGGCCGCTGCGATGGTCTTTTGTTTGAGGAAGATCATGTGACGATTGATGAAATCAAATCAACCGCAAAACAGTTAGATGATATAAAGAAAGATTCTTATCCCGTCCACTGGGCTCAGGCAAAGTGCTATGCCTATATGTACTTAAAAAAAGAAGAAAAAGAGAAGGTTAGGGTTCAGCTTACATACGTACAGGTGGAGTCAGGTGAACAAAAAAGATTTCATGAAAACTGTACCATGGCAGAGCTAGAGGAGTTCATGCTTAATCTCGTAAAAAGCTATGCTCCTTATGCGAAACTTCGATTAGAGAATCTGCAGCTGAGAAACGAGAGCATCCAAGAACTTCCTTTTCCGTTTGATCATTATCGAAACGGACAGCGGAATTTTGCAGGTGCCGTTTATAAGACGATTGCGGATAAAAAAACACTGTTTGCTAATGCGCCAACGGGGACTGGGAAAACGATTTCTACCCTATTTCCTGCTGTTAAAGCCATGGGAGAGGAAAAGGCAGAAAAGATCTTTTATCTTACAGCAAAAACGCTGAACCGGAAGAATGCGGAAGAAGCCCTTTCGCTGATGAAAGAGAAAGGGTTGTTTTTTCAAAGTGTAACGA
This genomic interval carries:
- a CDS encoding YjcZ family sporulation protein, which encodes MGFKSHGNSFALIVVLFILLIIVGCCWCGGYDGGYGGGHGWC
- a CDS encoding 2'-5' RNA ligase family protein, which codes for MYGILGFLDRDTEEKIDELRQGMKEAGITDYGMRPHVTIATHHELEVEFFKKEMEEYFKNQSAIELFFPSIGMFLNSGTLYAAPTKDPSLTDFHSRYHKRFMGITDSKSLYVPAQWVPHCTIASHLTHEKLVEAFDYSVKYLEPFTAKIESVELLELVFDDDVCTEMKDIFTVDLKGFHS
- the mscL gene encoding large conductance mechanosensitive channel protein MscL, whose translation is MWNEFKTFIMRGNVMDLAIGVIIGAAFGKIVTSLVEDVIMPPIGLLLGKVDFSNLYINLGKGDYSSLAEAQKAGAATLNYGLFINTLINFLIIALVIFLVVKQINRLKRKEEVKEPDTKECKYCLSTIPLRAVKCQNCTADLNDDAVVRQPSE
- a CDS encoding IS3 family transposase (programmed frameshift); the protein is MGKNVYSKETKWAVVKDKMSGQFTNEEIMNKYGIKNVSQIKTWVKWYRENQVHRFNQPIGKQYSYGLGPDSASEEEKKDRQFNHYKQENEILKKVFGDRKGVEKEVVLRLVKKLRKKYTVTAILSALNVPRSTYYRWVSTPSNDLSKSEKVIISLCEETNYRYGHRKIKNLLKRRYQISLNRNSVQRIMQKHHLQCRVKPKRKWKSQGESIIVAPNILNRDFSAARPNQKWVTDITYVQYGSITLYLSTIMDLFNNQIVAHKLYTHQQVPLVADTLKAALESRGNPKGVIIHSDQGSVYTSYGYQQLIKDRKLVSSMSRRGNCWDNAVIESFHSNLKSEEFQYVKFNSMPIDKIREKVDQYMKYYNEERIQEKLGYHTPIEFGSMAA
- a CDS encoding isopenicillin N synthase family dioxygenase, which gives rise to MSTQTASLVKTLNLKNFTHGTSEQRKEFAAEFEAGLKETGFIILEGHGVNTHLIEKNYELWEKFFTLDTEIKQKYEGVEGGARGYTGFGKEHAKNRSVGDLKEFFHVGQELPVGHPLSSDYAANVWPEEVAELRQYALNFYRELERVARNMLEALAIQMDLRPRFFADMIQDGNSILRAIHYPPLDDSMDKGGIRAGEHEDINLITLLVESTASGLELLTHEGEWVPVKAEKGQIIVDAGDMLSRITNEVIPATTHRVVNPEGENTSRYSMPFFVHPYPNSLLETIPSCITEDNPEKYPPITAGDFLYERLVEIGLIKK